A part of Arthrobacter dokdonellae genomic DNA contains:
- a CDS encoding GNAT family N-acetyltransferase — MILRREQAPDRPEILALIEAAFPEPVEARLLRELFASREYLPELSLVAESSDGEIQGYVISTRAWIGDTPAVGLGPIGVLPERQRQGIGAALMHASIDAAREQGEPAIVLLGSTDFYPRFGFVPADSVGIASPDPSWGSHFMALPLPTFHTGIRGHFRYAEPFSKL, encoded by the coding sequence ATGATCCTTCGACGCGAGCAGGCACCGGACAGGCCGGAAATCCTTGCCTTGATCGAGGCTGCGTTCCCGGAACCGGTGGAGGCGCGGCTGCTGCGAGAGCTGTTTGCGTCACGCGAATACCTCCCGGAGCTCTCCCTGGTGGCGGAATCGTCCGATGGTGAGATTCAGGGCTACGTCATCAGCACCCGGGCTTGGATAGGAGACACGCCTGCCGTGGGGCTGGGCCCCATCGGGGTGTTGCCGGAACGGCAGCGGCAGGGCATCGGCGCGGCGCTCATGCATGCCTCGATCGACGCGGCGAGGGAACAGGGTGAACCGGCGATTGTCCTTCTGGGCAGCACAGACTTCTACCCCCGCTTTGGTTTCGTCCCCGCCGACTCGGTGGGGATTGCCTCGCCGGACCCCTCGTGGGGATCGCACTTCATGGCGTTGCCGCTGCCGACGTTCCATACCGGCATCCGTGGTCACTTCAGGTATGCGGAGCCGTTCAGCAAGTTGTGA
- a CDS encoding Bax inhibitor-1/YccA family protein yields the protein MALGGNPVFANNKNFKDSPAVRRGFLNGGTETMPAQGTFSAQQLEDMYSKPSANAQQTGRMTYDDVIMKTVGTLALVLAGAALGWIVPLLMIPGMLIGLVLGLVNSFKKQPSPALILCYASFEGMFLGGLSGMLEGMYPGIVVQAVIGTLSVFAVTLLLFRNGKVRATPKMTRFFMIALGGYALFSLINLGLMMFGATSNPWGLRGMDIPGTSIPFGFALGLLAIGLAAFSLIVDFTAIERGVQNGLPAKYSWTAAFGLTVTLVWLYVEILRLLAILRGND from the coding sequence ATGGCGCTTGGTGGAAACCCGGTCTTTGCCAACAACAAGAACTTCAAGGACAGCCCGGCCGTGCGGCGCGGCTTCCTCAACGGTGGCACCGAGACCATGCCTGCCCAGGGCACATTTTCCGCCCAGCAGCTGGAGGACATGTACAGCAAGCCGTCCGCCAATGCGCAGCAGACCGGGCGCATGACGTACGACGACGTCATCATGAAGACCGTGGGCACGCTCGCCCTGGTCCTCGCAGGCGCCGCGCTGGGCTGGATTGTCCCGCTGCTCATGATTCCCGGCATGCTCATCGGCCTGGTCCTGGGCCTGGTCAACTCCTTCAAGAAGCAGCCGTCCCCGGCCCTGATCCTTTGCTATGCATCCTTTGAGGGCATGTTCCTTGGAGGCCTCTCCGGAATGCTGGAAGGGATGTACCCGGGCATTGTGGTGCAGGCCGTGATCGGCACGCTGAGCGTTTTTGCCGTGACGCTGCTGCTGTTCCGCAACGGCAAGGTCCGCGCCACCCCGAAGATGACCCGCTTCTTCATGATCGCCCTCGGTGGCTATGCGCTGTTCTCGCTGATCAACCTGGGCCTGATGATGTTCGGCGCCACCAGCAACCCGTGGGGCCTGCGCGGCATGGACATCCCCGGCACCAGCATCCCGTTCGGTTTTGCCCTGGGCCTGCTTGCCATCGGCCTGGCCGCGTTCTCGCTGATCGTCGACTTCACGGCCATCGAGCGTGGCGTCCAGAACGGGCTGCCGGCCAAGTACTCCTGGACGGCCGCCTTCGGCCTGACGGTGACGCTCGTGTGGCTGTACGTGGAGATCCTGCGCCTGCTGGCCATCCTTCGAGGCAACGACTAG
- the galK gene encoding galactokinase, whose protein sequence is MTERQQPESPASGFPVPGAPVPGTLGPLEVSARFTATFGQEPDGVWTAPGRVNLIGEHTDYNEGFVLPFAINRTAAVAVTLRGDSTARLLSSYGDQAVVTVDLSTLSHDTMQGWTAYPLGVVWVLRQMGVAIGGFDLFLHSTVPTGAGLSSSAAIECAVASAFNDLSGAGLTANELVLVGQRAENEVVGAPTGILDQSASLLSTEGHAVFLDCRTQESKLVPLDLAAEDLLVLVVDTKVTHAHATGGYAARRASCELGAEVLGVHALRDVAEADLPEAAGLLDPETFRRVRHIVTEDQRVLDTVAVLAGAGPSAIGTLLTASHASMRDDFEISCPELDLAVDTALANGALGARMTGGGFGGSAIALVPAAEEAKVRDGVVRAFAKAGFAAPDIFAVSPAEGARRVL, encoded by the coding sequence ATGACCGAACGCCAACAGCCCGAATCCCCGGCCTCCGGGTTCCCGGTCCCCGGAGCCCCGGTCCCCGGGACGCTTGGCCCCCTGGAGGTTTCGGCCCGGTTCACGGCCACCTTTGGCCAGGAGCCGGACGGCGTGTGGACCGCGCCGGGACGGGTGAACCTCATTGGAGAGCACACCGACTACAACGAAGGCTTTGTGCTCCCCTTCGCCATCAACCGCACAGCTGCCGTGGCCGTGACGCTGCGCGGGGACTCCACGGCGCGGCTGCTCTCCAGCTACGGCGACCAGGCGGTCGTCACTGTGGACCTGTCCACGCTGTCCCACGACACCATGCAGGGCTGGACTGCCTACCCGCTGGGCGTGGTGTGGGTACTGCGCCAGATGGGCGTGGCGATCGGCGGCTTTGACCTGTTCCTGCACTCCACGGTGCCCACCGGTGCCGGGTTGTCGTCCTCGGCAGCCATCGAATGCGCCGTCGCGTCGGCCTTCAACGACCTTTCCGGGGCCGGGCTGACCGCAAATGAGCTGGTGCTGGTGGGACAGCGGGCCGAAAACGAGGTGGTCGGGGCGCCCACCGGCATTCTGGACCAGTCGGCGTCATTGTTGTCCACGGAAGGTCACGCCGTGTTCCTGGACTGCCGGACCCAGGAGTCAAAGCTGGTGCCCCTGGACCTTGCCGCCGAGGACCTGCTGGTGCTCGTGGTGGACACGAAGGTCACCCATGCCCACGCCACCGGCGGTTATGCCGCACGCCGGGCCTCCTGCGAGCTGGGGGCTGAAGTGCTGGGCGTGCACGCGCTGCGGGACGTCGCCGAGGCGGACCTGCCCGAAGCGGCGGGCCTCTTGGACCCCGAGACCTTCCGGCGTGTGCGCCACATCGTCACCGAGGACCAGCGCGTCCTGGACACGGTGGCCGTCCTGGCCGGGGCCGGGCCCTCCGCCATCGGCACGCTTCTCACCGCCAGCCACGCCTCCATGCGCGACGACTTCGAGATCTCCTGCCCGGAGTTGGACCTTGCCGTGGACACGGCCCTGGCCAATGGCGCGCTGGGCGCCCGGATGACGGGCGGGGGCTTTGGCGGCTCGGCCATCGCGCTCGTACCGGCGGCCGAAGAGGCCAAGGTGAGGGACGGCGTCGTACGCGCCTTTGCCAAGGCCGGATTCGCTGCCCCGGACATCTTTGCCGTCTCCCCCGCCGAGGGCGCCCGGCGGGTGCTGTAG
- the galT gene encoding galactose-1-phosphate uridylyltransferase, producing MTIPTSTRLADGRELIYFDDGATARSHTAVDTRPLDARSEANTGELRFDALTGDWVAIAAHRQTRTYLPPADQCPLCPSTGANLSEIPDSTYDVAVFENRFPSLGPAVGLIPDKPAWGTKGRAFGRCEVVAFTPEHTGSFGGLSTERARTVIDAWAHRTEALSALPGIKQVFPFENRGQDIGVTLHHPHGQIYAYSYVPPRSAVMAAAALSHFQAAGGRETLLGSIVAKESESGERMVAQGEHFSAYVPFAAHMPLEIHLTPHRHVPDFAALNNAERDELAVMYLDILRRLDNLYETPTPYIAAWHQAPLDALLRPAGRFHLELTSPRRAADKLKFLAGSEAAMGAFINDTTPEQTAAVLRATSAGPKTAADVKPAAAADQKANIS from the coding sequence ATGACCATTCCCACCAGCACACGCCTGGCCGACGGCCGCGAACTCATCTACTTCGACGACGGCGCCACGGCCCGCAGCCACACGGCGGTGGACACGCGCCCTTTGGACGCCAGGAGCGAAGCGAACACCGGCGAACTCCGCTTCGACGCGCTGACCGGCGACTGGGTGGCCATCGCCGCCCACCGCCAGACCCGCACCTACCTGCCGCCGGCCGACCAGTGCCCGCTGTGCCCCAGCACGGGCGCAAACCTTTCGGAAATCCCCGACTCCACCTACGACGTGGCAGTGTTTGAGAACCGCTTCCCGTCCCTGGGCCCGGCAGTGGGGCTCATCCCGGACAAGCCCGCCTGGGGCACCAAGGGCCGCGCGTTCGGCCGCTGCGAGGTGGTGGCCTTCACACCGGAGCACACCGGTTCCTTTGGCGGGCTGTCTACGGAGCGCGCCCGCACCGTCATTGATGCGTGGGCACACCGCACCGAGGCGCTCAGCGCGCTTCCGGGCATCAAGCAGGTGTTCCCGTTTGAGAACCGCGGCCAGGACATCGGCGTGACGCTCCACCATCCACACGGGCAGATCTACGCGTACTCGTACGTCCCGCCGCGCAGCGCCGTCATGGCCGCGGCGGCACTGTCGCACTTCCAGGCCGCCGGAGGCCGCGAGACGCTGTTGGGCTCGATTGTGGCGAAGGAGTCCGAGTCCGGCGAGCGGATGGTTGCCCAGGGCGAGCACTTCAGCGCCTATGTGCCGTTTGCCGCGCACATGCCGCTGGAAATCCACCTCACCCCGCACCGCCACGTGCCTGACTTCGCCGCGCTGAACAACGCCGAACGCGACGAGCTGGCCGTCATGTACCTAGACATCCTGCGCCGCCTGGACAACCTCTATGAGACGCCCACACCCTATATTGCCGCCTGGCACCAGGCACCGCTGGATGCCCTGCTGCGCCCGGCCGGCCGTTTCCACCTGGAGCTGACCTCCCCGCGGCGGGCCGCCGACAAGCTGAAGTTCCTGGCCGGCTCCGAAGCCGCGATGGGCGCCTTTATCAACGACACCACCCCCGAGCAGACCGCCGCCGTGCTGAGGGCCACGTCTGCCGGCCCCAAAACCGCAGCCGACGTCAAGCCAGCGGCCGCCGCCGATCAGAAAGCCAACATTTCATGA
- a CDS encoding DeoR/GlpR family DNA-binding transcription regulator, with protein MLAPERQARILKELQLHEAVRVADVAAALNVSEMTIRRDIEALDANGLARKIHGGAMRLARLSALEPGFLLNVDKELEAKLAIAAEALKLVKPGMTLALTGGTTTYQLAVHLATELEQLRELTVVTNSLKVAELLYQQQGSSSCTVIVTGGERTPSEALVGPVARLALHNLNTDLCFMGVHGLDATRGLTSPNLLEAETNAAFIESTGRLVVLADSTKFQVRSLATIAPLSAVDTVITDDGVNAAVRETFASRVPTLTVVPTAGGQSAKNPTRKNS; from the coding sequence ATGCTGGCACCTGAGCGCCAGGCACGCATCCTCAAGGAGCTCCAGCTCCACGAGGCGGTACGCGTCGCGGATGTCGCCGCGGCCCTGAATGTCAGCGAGATGACGATCCGGCGTGACATCGAGGCGCTGGACGCGAACGGCCTGGCCCGCAAAATCCACGGCGGCGCCATGCGGCTGGCCCGGCTCAGCGCCCTCGAACCCGGCTTCCTGCTGAACGTGGACAAGGAGCTGGAGGCAAAGCTGGCCATTGCGGCCGAGGCCCTGAAACTGGTCAAACCCGGCATGACGCTGGCCCTGACCGGCGGCACCACCACCTACCAGCTGGCCGTTCACCTGGCCACCGAGCTGGAGCAGCTGCGCGAGCTGACGGTGGTCACGAACTCCCTCAAAGTGGCCGAGCTGCTCTACCAGCAGCAGGGCAGCTCCTCGTGCACCGTCATTGTCACCGGCGGCGAGCGCACGCCCTCGGAGGCCCTGGTGGGCCCTGTGGCCCGGCTGGCCCTGCACAACCTCAACACCGATCTATGCTTCATGGGCGTGCACGGCCTGGACGCCACCCGCGGGCTGACCAGCCCCAACCTGCTGGAAGCGGAAACCAACGCCGCCTTCATCGAGTCCACGGGGCGGCTGGTGGTGCTCGCCGACAGCACCAAGTTCCAGGTCCGGTCCCTCGCGACCATTGCCCCGCTCTCCGCCGTGGACACAGTCATCACGGACGACGGCGTCAATGCGGCCGTGCGCGAAACGTTCGCCTCCCGCGTGCCCACCCTCACCGTCGTTCCGACCGCCGGCGGGCAGTCCGCGAAGAACCCGACCAGGAAGAACTCATGA
- a CDS encoding aldose 1-epimerase family protein, translating into MTNTTAGALAASGEQFTLHRAGATAVIASLAAGLRHYDRGGVDLVESYGTGGIAPGAAGLTMAPFANRVDGGRWELDGKPQQLDITEVPRNNAIHGLLRNTGYAVLESSEEHVLLEAAIYPQHGYPFLARHQVRYELSADGALRVSQTLVNDSPRRAPFVLGAHPYFRLGDTAPEQLRVTVDAASYLAANDRMIPTQTLPVDAAHDLRGGRLLPDAVMDTAFTGLASDGGTRHMVSAPDGRSVSLWHDASVSYVQVFVTRDFPGRTLAVAMEPMTGPANAFNSGDGLKWLDPGEQFTMRWGIDAEL; encoded by the coding sequence ATGACCAACACCACAGCAGGAGCCCTGGCGGCGTCCGGCGAGCAGTTCACCCTGCACCGTGCCGGCGCCACCGCCGTCATTGCCTCGCTGGCCGCGGGCCTGCGCCACTACGACCGCGGCGGCGTGGACCTGGTGGAAAGCTACGGCACGGGCGGGATCGCCCCGGGGGCGGCCGGCCTCACCATGGCGCCCTTTGCCAACCGGGTGGACGGCGGCCGCTGGGAGCTCGACGGCAAGCCGCAGCAGCTGGACATCACCGAAGTGCCGCGCAACAACGCCATCCACGGTCTGCTGCGCAACACCGGCTATGCGGTGCTGGAGTCGTCCGAGGAGCACGTGCTCCTGGAGGCCGCCATCTATCCGCAGCACGGCTACCCGTTTCTGGCCCGCCACCAGGTCCGCTACGAACTCTCCGCCGACGGCGCCCTGCGGGTGTCGCAGACGCTCGTCAACGACTCCCCGCGGCGGGCGCCCTTTGTCCTCGGCGCGCATCCCTACTTCCGGCTGGGCGACACCGCCCCGGAACAGTTGCGCGTCACCGTGGACGCCGCCAGCTACCTGGCCGCCAATGACCGCATGATTCCCACGCAGACCCTTCCGGTGGACGCCGCCCATGATCTCCGCGGCGGCCGCCTGCTCCCGGACGCCGTGATGGACACGGCCTTCACCGGCCTGGCGTCCGACGGCGGGACGCGCCATATGGTCTCGGCCCCGGACGGGCGCAGCGTGAGCCTGTGGCACGACGCCTCCGTTTCCTACGTCCAAGTCTTTGTCACCCGGGATTTCCCCGGACGGACGCTGGCCGTGGCCATGGAACCGATGACCGGCCCGGCGAACGCGTTCAACTCGGGCGACGGACTCAAATGGCTGGACCCGGGGGAGCAGTTCACCATGCGCTGGGGGATCGACGCCGAGCTGTAG
- a CDS encoding AI-2E family transporter yields MTPVQQQPERPSQAAPSDRPVVPFGMQVAGAWAWRVGLVLVVSAMVVWLLGQVSLLVIPLMVAALFSALLRPLVNKLQSVGVPQWLAVSGTLVGLIVVVVGGLFLVGRQMASGLAELASQALRGLIQVQDWLTTGPLGLSNDQIDKYLQEALAALQNNSSTIVSKALGIGSGFGHFGAGLLLTVFILVFYLLEGENIWAFVVRLFPRRARSPIDGAGRRGWLSLGNYVRIQILVAAVDAIGIGAGAAIIQVPLALPLGVLVFVGSFIPVVGALVTGAVAVLLALVANGWVNALIMLGIVLLVQQLESHLLQPFIMGRAVNLHPVAVILAVTAGSTVAGILGALFAVPVLAVANSFIRYIAARGWEPDLVLPGALPEGGLEDATEVPASSARPGPDTQQ; encoded by the coding sequence ATGACGCCCGTGCAGCAGCAACCAGAGCGCCCCAGCCAAGCAGCTCCCAGTGACCGCCCCGTGGTCCCGTTCGGCATGCAGGTGGCCGGCGCGTGGGCCTGGCGCGTTGGGCTGGTCCTGGTCGTGTCCGCGATGGTGGTGTGGCTGCTGGGCCAGGTGAGCCTGCTGGTCATCCCGCTCATGGTCGCCGCCCTGTTCAGTGCCCTGCTGCGCCCGCTCGTCAACAAACTGCAAAGCGTCGGAGTGCCGCAGTGGCTTGCCGTGAGCGGCACCCTGGTCGGGTTGATAGTGGTGGTCGTGGGCGGACTGTTCCTGGTCGGGCGCCAAATGGCATCGGGCCTTGCCGAGCTGGCCAGCCAGGCACTCCGGGGCTTGATCCAGGTCCAGGACTGGCTGACGACCGGGCCGCTGGGCCTGAGCAACGACCAGATCGACAAGTACCTGCAGGAAGCCCTTGCCGCCCTGCAAAACAACAGCAGCACCATCGTCTCCAAGGCCCTGGGCATTGGGAGCGGGTTCGGCCACTTTGGCGCCGGGCTGCTGCTGACAGTGTTCATCCTGGTCTTTTACCTCCTCGAAGGGGAGAACATCTGGGCCTTTGTGGTCCGGCTGTTCCCGCGCCGGGCGCGGTCCCCGATTGACGGCGCGGGCCGGCGCGGCTGGCTGTCCCTGGGCAACTACGTGCGCATCCAGATACTGGTCGCCGCCGTGGACGCGATCGGCATCGGGGCAGGCGCCGCGATCATCCAGGTGCCGCTGGCCCTGCCACTGGGCGTGCTGGTCTTCGTCGGGTCGTTCATCCCCGTCGTCGGTGCGCTCGTCACGGGCGCCGTGGCGGTGCTGCTGGCCCTGGTGGCCAACGGCTGGGTGAATGCGCTGATCATGCTGGGCATCGTGCTGCTCGTCCAGCAGCTGGAAAGCCACCTGCTCCAGCCATTCATCATGGGCCGGGCCGTGAACCTGCATCCCGTGGCAGTGATCCTGGCCGTGACGGCCGGCTCCACCGTGGCCGGCATCCTTGGCGCCCTGTTCGCCGTGCCGGTGCTGGCCGTGGCCAATTCCTTCATCCGCTACATCGCCGCCCGCGGCTGGGAGCCCGACCTCGTCCTCCCCGGCGCGCTGCCTGAAGGCGGGCTGGAGGACGCAACGGAAGTGCCGGCGTCGTCCGCCAGACCAGGCCCGGACACGCAGCAGTAG
- the ilvA gene encoding threonine ammonia-lyase, which translates to MNAAGNLPVTLADVEAARELLQEIIAFTPIESSRALGRMTGSDVFLKCENLQRAGSFKVRGAYVRMARLSAEERARGVVAASAGNHAQGVAVAAKALGIKARIYMPVGVALPKLAATRGHGAEVVLHGYNVDESLAEAERYANETGSVFVHPFNNVDVVSGQGTIGLEILDQIPNVDTVIMGVGGGGLLAGVAVAVKARAKELGREIRVIGVQAENAAAYPPSLAADALVPLKKVSTMADGIAVGRPGQLPFSIIRELVDDVITVSEDSLARALIFLLERAKMVVEPAGAVGVAALMEGKIENPGTTAVILSGGNIDPMLMLKVIQRGLSAAGRFLTVRMMLNDRPGSLATISRIIAENDANVTGVDHTRVGGSISMGDVSITVNLETKGHEHCEQVLTALRSEGFQPIVVH; encoded by the coding sequence GTGAACGCAGCAGGCAACCTTCCCGTAACCCTCGCCGATGTTGAAGCCGCACGCGAGCTGTTGCAGGAAATTATTGCGTTCACGCCCATTGAAAGTTCGCGGGCGCTGGGGCGGATGACCGGCTCGGACGTGTTTCTCAAGTGTGAGAACCTGCAGCGGGCCGGCTCGTTCAAGGTGCGCGGCGCCTACGTGCGCATGGCCAGGCTGTCAGCGGAGGAGCGGGCGCGGGGCGTGGTGGCGGCGTCGGCCGGAAACCACGCCCAGGGCGTGGCCGTCGCCGCGAAGGCGCTGGGCATCAAGGCCCGCATCTACATGCCCGTGGGCGTGGCACTGCCCAAGCTGGCCGCGACGCGTGGGCATGGGGCCGAGGTGGTGCTGCACGGCTACAACGTGGACGAGTCACTGGCCGAGGCCGAACGCTACGCCAATGAAACCGGCTCGGTGTTCGTCCACCCGTTCAACAACGTCGATGTCGTCTCCGGACAGGGCACCATCGGCCTGGAAATCCTGGACCAGATCCCCAACGTGGACACCGTCATCATGGGCGTCGGCGGCGGCGGGCTGCTGGCCGGGGTGGCCGTGGCCGTCAAGGCCCGCGCCAAGGAACTGGGCCGCGAGATCCGCGTGATCGGCGTGCAGGCGGAAAACGCCGCCGCCTACCCGCCGTCGCTGGCCGCTGACGCCCTGGTGCCGCTGAAGAAGGTCTCCACGATGGCCGACGGCATCGCGGTCGGCCGGCCCGGGCAGCTGCCGTTCTCGATCATCCGCGAACTCGTGGACGACGTCATCACGGTCAGCGAGGATTCGCTGGCGCGGGCCCTGATCTTCCTGCTGGAACGGGCCAAGATGGTGGTCGAACCGGCTGGGGCAGTGGGCGTGGCCGCGCTCATGGAAGGCAAGATCGAGAACCCTGGCACCACCGCCGTGATCCTCTCCGGCGGCAACATCGACCCCATGCTCATGCTCAAGGTCATCCAAAGGGGCCTTTCGGCGGCCGGGCGGTTCTTGACGGTGCGCATGATGCTCAACGACCGCCCGGGATCGCTGGCCACCATCTCGCGGATCATCGCCGAGAACGACGCCAACGTCACGGGCGTGGACCACACCCGCGTGGGCGGTTCCATCTCGATGGGGGATGTCTCCATCACGGTCAACCTGGAGACGAAGGGCCATGAGCACTGCGAACAGGTCCTGACCGCACTGCGCTCCGAAGGCTTCCAGCCGATCGTGGTGCATTAA
- the greA gene encoding transcription elongation factor GreA, producing the protein MPTTNSASAAWLTQEAFDRLQAELTQLSGPGRAEIVSKIEQARSEGDLKENGGYHAAKDEQGKIEARIRQLSELLRNAHVGEAPADDGIVEQGMVVGATIAGDATKFLLGSREVGTTDMDVFSERSPLGMAIMGHKVGDKLSYVAPNGKTIDVEILSAKPYES; encoded by the coding sequence GTGCCTACCACTAACAGTGCGTCCGCTGCCTGGCTGACCCAGGAAGCCTTTGACCGTCTCCAGGCCGAGCTGACGCAGCTTTCCGGCCCCGGCCGCGCGGAAATCGTCAGCAAGATCGAGCAGGCCCGTTCCGAGGGCGATCTGAAGGAGAACGGCGGCTACCACGCCGCCAAGGATGAACAGGGCAAGATCGAGGCCCGCATCCGCCAGTTGAGCGAGCTCCTGCGCAACGCCCATGTGGGCGAGGCCCCGGCCGACGACGGCATTGTGGAACAGGGCATGGTGGTTGGCGCCACCATCGCCGGCGACGCGACCAAGTTCCTGCTGGGCAGCCGCGAAGTCGGCACCACCGACATGGACGTCTTCAGCGAGCGTTCCCCCCTCGGCATGGCCATCATGGGCCACAAGGTGGGCGACAAGCTCAGCTATGTCGCCCCCAACGGCAAGACGATCGACGTCGAAATTCTCTCCGCCAAGCCGTACGAGAGCTGA
- a CDS encoding DUF4307 domain-containing protein — MTNSETPAATSVANRYGTPKRAMSKKSRILALALVGVLGLVWVFWATVGNNSGVDNKLISYQVVDPTLTTVDVAVTKDPSATARCALQAMNDSYAVVGFKVITIGPNGNGSGTDSGRTTTVRGALRTDAPAVTGLVQECWIVH; from the coding sequence GTGACAAATTCAGAAACTCCGGCAGCTACCAGCGTAGCCAATCGATACGGCACCCCCAAGCGGGCGATGTCCAAAAAGTCCCGGATCCTGGCCCTTGCCCTGGTGGGCGTCCTGGGGCTTGTCTGGGTTTTTTGGGCCACCGTCGGCAACAACTCCGGCGTCGACAACAAGCTGATCAGCTACCAGGTGGTCGATCCCACCCTGACCACCGTGGACGTGGCTGTGACCAAGGACCCCTCCGCCACCGCCAGGTGCGCCCTGCAGGCGATGAACGATTCCTACGCCGTGGTGGGCTTCAAGGTCATCACGATCGGCCCCAACGGCAACGGGTCCGGCACCGATTCCGGACGCACGACGACGGTGCGCGGCGCGCTGCGCACCGACGCCCCCGCCGTGACGGGGCTGGTCCAGGAATGCTGGATAGTGCACTGA
- the mca gene encoding mycothiol conjugate amidase Mca encodes MNEGHTAVPLRLLAVHAHPDDEASKGSATMASYVAAGVRIMVATCTGGERGGIQNPGMAGDAHAARDMAGARRLEMARAAKILGIEHQWLGFMDSGLPEGDPLPPLPAGCFALKPLEIAAAPLVRLVRRFRPHVIVSYDEKGGYPHPDHIMAHKVAVEAYHAAGDPERYPGAGEAWEPQKLYYDLAFNPQRFRALHFALQEAGLASPYAQRLAAWLEADSEGHTPPAGTHPATTQVDCGEFFEKRDEALRAHATQVDPDGFFFAVSPDMQRKVWPWEDYSLIESRVPSPLPENDLFAGLR; translated from the coding sequence ATCAATGAAGGGCACACAGCCGTTCCACTCCGCCTGTTGGCCGTGCACGCCCATCCCGATGACGAGGCCAGCAAGGGCTCGGCCACGATGGCCTCCTACGTGGCCGCAGGGGTGCGGATCATGGTCGCCACGTGCACGGGCGGGGAACGCGGCGGCATCCAAAATCCCGGCATGGCCGGCGACGCCCATGCCGCCCGCGACATGGCCGGCGCGCGACGGCTCGAGATGGCCCGGGCGGCAAAAATTTTGGGCATCGAGCACCAGTGGCTGGGCTTCATGGATTCGGGCCTGCCCGAGGGCGATCCGCTGCCGCCCCTGCCGGCTGGCTGCTTTGCGCTGAAACCGTTGGAGATTGCCGCGGCGCCTCTGGTGCGCCTGGTGCGCCGCTTCCGTCCCCACGTGATCGTCTCCTACGACGAGAAGGGCGGCTATCCGCACCCGGACCACATCATGGCCCACAAAGTGGCCGTGGAGGCGTACCACGCTGCGGGCGACCCGGAGCGGTACCCGGGCGCGGGGGAGGCGTGGGAGCCGCAAAAGCTCTACTACGACCTGGCCTTCAACCCGCAGCGCTTCCGCGCCCTGCATTTTGCACTCCAGGAAGCAGGGCTGGCCTCGCCGTACGCCCAGCGCCTGGCGGCCTGGCTGGAGGCGGACAGCGAAGGCCACACCCCGCCGGCCGGGACCCACCCGGCCACCACACAGGTTGACTGCGGCGAGTTCTTTGAAAAGCGCGACGAGGCCCTCCGCGCCCATGCCACCCAGGTGGACCCGGACGGCTTCTTCTTCGCCGTCAGCCCAGACATGCAGCGGAAGGTGTGGCCGTGGGAGGATTATTCGCTCATCGAATCCCGCGTTCCGTCGCCCCTGCCGGAAAACGACCTGTTTGCTGGCCTACGATAG